Proteins encoded within one genomic window of Humulus lupulus chromosome 1, drHumLupu1.1, whole genome shotgun sequence:
- the LOC133806722 gene encoding pentatricopeptide repeat-containing protein At4g21065-like has product MQFQKVKIRVVRTVTESIVGADAGSKRSAEQTCLSLIEACDTLPRFAQLHARILKLGLRNNPLVLTKFAAVSSELGAIDYASYFVFSTDADSNLYDAFLFNTFIRAYAHTSNLKEKALLVYNAMLGYGILPNKFTYPFVLKACAGLGNLGLGKMVHGSAVKFGFDDDVHVRNTMIHMYCCCGSAIEDARNLFDEMRKWDSVSWSAMIGGYVRLGLSTDAIEVFRKMQIAGVRPDEITMVSVLSACTDLGALELGKWVESYVDKEEIQRSVELCNALIDMFAKCGDVDKALKLFRRMRERTIVSWTSVIVGLAMHGRGLEAVSLFEEMIESGMTPDNVAFIGLLSACSHSGLVDKGRGYFSLMTEEYDIAPKIEHYGCMVDMLCRAGLVKEAVEFIKKMPFEPNSIILRTLVNACRAHGELKLGESISRSLISNEPMHESNYVLLSNIYAKMSHWEKKTKVREMMDKKGMKKIPGSTMIELDSEIYEFVAGDKSHKQYKEIYEMVEEMRREMKRAGYVPSTSEVLLDIDEEDKEDALNRHSEKLAIAFALLNTPPGTPIRIVKNLRVCSDCHSATKFISKIYHREIVVRDRNRFHHFKDGLCSCKDFW; this is encoded by the coding sequence ATGCAATTCCAGAAAGTTAAAATTAGAGTCGTCCGTACAGTTACCGAGTCAATCGTCGGTGCCGACGCCGGCAGCAAGAGATCGGCGGAACAGACTTGCTTATCGCTGATTGAAGCCTGTGACACTCTCCCCAGATTTGCTCAACTCCACGCTCGAATACTCAAGTTGGGTTTGCGAAACAACCCACTGGTTCTCACCAAGTTCGCCGCCGTGTCATCGGAACTCGGTGCAATTGACTATGCTTCCTACTTCGTGTTCTCCACGGATGCCGATTCCAATCTCTACGACGCTTTCCTTTTCAATACTTTCATTAGAGCTTATGCTCATACCAGCAATCTAAAGGAGAAAGCTTTGTTAGTTTACAATGCTATGCTTGGGTATGGAATTTTGCCTAATAAATTTACGTACCCTTTTGTTCTCAAGGCGTGTGCTGGTCTTGGGAACTTGGGTTTAGGAAAAATGGTTCATGGGTCAGCGGTAAAGTTTGGATTTGACGATGACGTTCATGTTCGAAATACCATGATTCACATGTATTGCTGTTGTGGCAGTGCTATTGAGGATGCTCGGAATCTGTTTGATGAAATGCGGAAGTGGGATTCTGTTTCCTGGAGTGCCATGATTGGAGGGTATGTGCGTCTGGGATTATCTACGGATGCGATTGAGGTGTTTAGGAAAATGCAGATTGCTGGTGTCCGACCGGATGAGATTACTATGGTATCGGTTCTTTCGGCATGTACGGATTTGGGAGCGCTTGAGCTTGGGAAGTGGGTGGAGTCTTACGTTGACAAAGAAGAGATTCAGAGAAGCGTGGAGCTTTGTAATGCACTCATTGATATGTTTGCCAAGTGTGGTGATGTTGATAAAGCTTTGAAATTATTTAGAAGGATGAGGGAAAGAACAATAGTTTCTTGGACGTCTGTAATTGTTGGTTTGGCAATGCATGGCCGTGGTTTAGAGGCAGTTTCTTTGTTTGAGGAAATGATAGAAAGTGGGATGACTCCGGATAACGTTGCCTTTATTGGGTTGCTTTCTGCTTGTAGTCATTCTGGTTTAGTTGATAAAGGAAGAGGTTATTTCAGTTTAATGACAGAAGAATATGATATTGCTCCAAAGATAGAACACTATGGATGCATGGTGGATATGCTATGCAGGGCTGGACTTGTCAAGGAAGCAGTGGAGTTCATTAAGAAAATGCCCTTTGAGCCGAATTCAATAATCTTGCGAACTCTGGTAAACGCATGCCGTGCTCATGGTGAGCTCAAGCTGGGAGAGAGCATCAGCAGAAGCTTAATTTCAAATGAACCTATGCACGAGTCTAACTACGTACTACTTTCCAACATTTATGCAAAAATGTCTCACTGGGAGAAGAAAACCAAGGTCAGAGAGATGATGgacaaaaaagggatgaaaaagATCCCTGGGAGCACCATGATTGAGCTAGACAGCGAAATTTATGAGTTTGTGGCTGGCGATAAATCACATAAGCAATACAAAGAAATTTATGAGATGGTGGAGGAGATGAGGAGGGAGATGAAGAGAGCTGGTTATGTTCCTAGTACATCAGAGGTACTGCTAGATATTGATGAAGAAGACAAGGAAGATGCTTTGAACAGACACAGTGAAAAGCTGGCTATCGCTTTTGCTCTCCTGAATACACCACCAGGAACTCCTATTCGGATAGTGAAGAACTTGAGAGTTTGTAGTGATTGCCATTCTGCTACTAAGTTCATCTCTAAGATTTATCATCGAGAAATTGTGGTGAGGGACAGAAACCGCTTTCACCATTTCAAAGATGGTCTCTGTTCGTGTAAAGACTTCTGGTGA